The Silene latifolia isolate original U9 population unplaced genomic scaffold, ASM4854445v1 scaffold_159, whole genome shotgun sequence genome window below encodes:
- the LOC141637963 gene encoding uncharacterized protein LOC141637963 isoform X3: MGGDARKTVDGENSGLKRKSGAGKPDSSVSGDSSGFRRSTRSQSNSSPGSIRKSQKPEITSPLRRSARENMYRSPSSGKGPESSNKRGTKKANGTSKEIAGEVRVNEKIGDKRKKRLDARQFRAMFELKNAASSETESKKRKVENCSSNADSRVGDPSEGISEKDEDCAMKSDADCGLGNPDKGLPENIDDAEKGIEEPEEEPKECSGGQNKEGCVMNTNGKSGREINLDKGLPDNCNEDGDKSIKKPHEESQECSDGEDKEKDTLTEINGGTKGFDLKKKKPCDLEDGEGQLASGGTNLLFPSTSEFLADRNRVNVVVGEVDSCEVEKISNQEIPSCSGRPLDNGNGSVSIQKTLAIEENGAGGEGMEMGSLTGDGSKCSKGTRRCCGKACRKSFHWTHEENAHIPIWYCSECTKKKLSFGVHSVSEGIESIFDAREVELSNSEGSLKEKQYFIKYKGLAHVHNCWIPETQLLNEAPELFVKLNEQDKSWNPEWAVPHRLLLRRSMIADKENADFASESCYEWLVKWRDLDYDQATWEFEDSEFFKKPETQQLLKEYETRLNGDRCSFQQLLKEYETRPNEFRNSSMSGDNKIQERRKNLHVKNGRLSDSLRLESVNKLREFHQKRHNVILLDEQDRAMKIIYFISSILSSVRQPFLIIAPRESLSFWEAEFLRFTSSINVVVYGGNTVSRKIIRNLEFFREGGVLMLQVLLSSFEAISEDLEEIKRMDWEAVIIDDSQEHCILGNSGCIKTLVTNWRLLLFNAQLKDTIAEYINILSLLEPVGSSNQDQGLIDASKTDINLLKERIYPFIISPKFQEYWVPVEISNVQLEQYCSIILSNSSELCSCSKSDPIGSLHNILISTQKCCDHPYLVNPSLRKIFLPEQPPQDAALDMGVKTSGKLLLLDKLLSEFRNEGLKVVILFQPIGGFGKDNLDIILDDFLTWRFGDDSYEHVAFGGQPSTKKAALNKFNRERNRSFLLLERRACHPSIKLSLVDSVIILNSDWNPLNDLRALQKITIDSKLKPINVFRFYCSCTVEEKALIIAKNDTIPENTHQINPSTKRMLLMWGYSYLFSRLDEFHRDKVLDYKDNIAFGASLVRDVCEEIVCVVQNQGNINRNKYISLARQDGRCYFTSIPLLGELKTQSDEGVSSHTFWVKLWEGKQPQWKYLSRSSERSRKRVHYSDELSLPPNVPTDEPAKKRKDSSPRRVGQNPEKIKDRNKEHHGNPDIRELDNRRDLHEQRGLFDILKPNILRLCETLMVKDEVKSLAENFLEFVLNNHQVTREPETILQAFQISLCWIAAEVLENIVDHKRSLDIVRETMNFKCVEQETDSVYSKMKQLMKIFLSRNLKILKSSANPTSALDDSTRVLNENCVDISIDYMDKTTALDESSFVNKQIPSQLQMKNNESDSLENADKLKKKCEKKIKKMKEKQNEELVNFEKVWERKRVELEDSYKLESAVVRYSHANSTALVDKLKILDIDYAVKIKDLESKVSNLRSEIEARHQEEIDGEEKKIAQLLKLVKPLVQDELLENPQSVNSIQLQKAEAVVPDKASNSNLPIAENLPEDRNSGGEASGTHHAATPPYSVQNNLSMENQRSSPAGEVAEVADQIDAVLVDIPVIPERDRSNDVSTSESTEQLRSSVMNRQSVDETSCQVEGVEVRVCPLTEICDTSPGGETSLLYPANPVPSNLHNDEGGSNVPAAEVPMSAGYGQTRVASSGQLNNQPIEVIMSAQNSCTQMQQNIPQLVAARAADANIGQGPTYVSVTRGASMARASHSNLAPVVTPTISLVSPSYHLSDPLQNEYDRIRKEIGDIVNAHDEMKSQLRSECDKEIKEVVAQIRKKYDVKLKEAESSHSLKKNELEMNQNMVMMNKLLADALRSNYSDSKAAPQGGSQKGMSSRSIDPLVQIQTTTRPLSAASSSVASDGTPAPVRNVHLSPMLPSSVPSRSALIESSSARHDIPAALHHLQHLSAPLVTVPSNIQSSSVLPLQPSNNPASSESPAFNLTLSAEFMDMARQNEANIRRLAGLF; the protein is encoded by the exons ATGGGGGGTGATGCTCGTAAAACTGTGGATGGTGAAAATAGCGGTTTAAAGAGGAAGTCTGGTGCTGGAAAACCCGATTCCTCGGTTAGCGGCGATTCTTCCGGGTTTAGGAGGTCCACTAGGAGCCAGAGCAATTCTAGTCCCGGTAGTATTAGGAAGTCTCAGAAGCCTGAGATTACTAGTCCGTTAAGGAGGTCTGCCAGGGAGAATATGTATCGTTCCCCTAGCTCCGGGAAGGGTCCAGAGTCGAGTAATAAGCGGGGGACCAAGAAAGCGAATGGGACTTCGAAAGAGATTGCTGGGGAAGTTCGAGTGAACGAGAAAATTGGTGATAAGAGGAAGAAAAGGCTGGATGCTCGACAATTTAGGGCAATGTTTGAGCTCAAGAATGCTGCATCATCAG AAACAGAATCGAAGAAGAGAAAGGTGGAAAATTGTTCTAGCAATGCAGATAGCAGAGTAGGAGACCCTAGTGAGGGGATATCAGAAAAGGATGAGGATTGTGCGATGAAGAGTGATGCAGATTGTGGTCTTGGTAATCCTGACAAAGGGCTACCAGAAAATATTGATGACGCAGAGAAGGGTATTGAGGAACCAGAAGAAGAGCCAAAAGAGTGCAGTGGCGGACAGAATAAAGAGGGTTGTGTGATGAATACTAACGGAAAGAGTGGTCGTGAGATTAATCTCGACAAAGGGCTACCAGATAATTGCAATGAAGATGGAGATAAGAGTATCAAGAAACCTCACGAAGAGTCACAAGAGTGTAGTGATGGAGAGGATAAGGAGAAGGATACTTTAACGGAGATTAATGGTGGTACAAAGGGTTttgatttgaagaaaaaaaaacctTGTGACCTTGAAGATGGAGAAGGCCAGCTAGCATCTGGAGGCACTAACCTTTTGTTTCCATCTACTTCAGAATTTCTGGCTGATAGGAACAGAGTGAATGTTGTAGTTGGGGAAGTGGATAGCTGCGAGGTGGAAAAAATTTCTAACCAAGAAATACCATCTTGTTCAGGCAGGCCTTTGGACAATGGTAATGGTTCAGTAAGTATCCAAAAAACATTAGCAATTGAAGAAAATGGCGCTGGTGGTGAAGGTATGGAAATGGGCTCTTTGACTGGAGACGGGTCTAAATGTTCGAAAGGCACAAG GCGATGTTGTGGAAAAGCATGCCGAAAAAGTTTTCATTGGACTCATGAAGAAAATGCACATATTCCCATCTGGTACTGTTCTGAATGCACGAAGAAAAAGCTATCCTTTGGTGTCCACTCCGTGTCAGAGGGAATAGAATCAATTTTTGATGCGAGGGAAGTGGAACTTTCAAATTCGGAAG GATCACTTAAGGAGAAACAATATTTCATCAAATACAAAGGTCTAGCTCATGTTCATAATTGCTGGATACCGGAAACGCAGTTACTTAATGAAGCTCCTGAACTTTTTGTAAAGCTTAATGAACAG GACAAATCGTGGAATCCAGAGTGGGCAGTTCCTCACCGCCTGCTATTGAGAAGATCAATGATTGCTGACAAAGAGAATGCTGACTTTGCATCAGAAAGTTGTTATGAGTGGCTTGTGAAATGGCGGGATCTTGATTATGATCAAGCTACATGGGAGTTCGAGGATTCTGAATTTTTCAAGAAACCTGAAACCCAGCAACTCTTGAAAGAATATGAAACACGCCTTAATGGGGATAGATGTTCGTTCCAGCAGCTCTTGAAAGAATATGAAACACGTCCCAATGAGTTTAGGAATTCAAGTATGTCAGGAGACAATAAG ATCCAAGAAAGAAGAAAGAATTTACATGTCAAAAATGGAAGACTTTCAGATAGCCTTCGACTTGAAAGTGTCAATAAGCTCCGCGAGTTTCACCAAAAGCGCCATAATGTTATATTACTTGACGAACAG GATAGAGCGATGAAAATAATCTACTTCATTTCTTCCATTTTGAGTAGTGTCCGTCAACCTTTTCTCATTATTGCTCCACGTGAATCTCTCTCTTTCTGGGAAGCTGAGTTTTTACGTTTCACATCATCCATCAATGTTGTGGTTTATGGTGGAAATACAGTTTCTCGTAAAATAATTAGAAATCTGGAGTTCTTTCGAGAAGGTGGTGTATTGATGCTCCAAGTGCTGTTATCTAGTTTTGAAGCTATTTCTGAG GACTTGGAGGAGATCAAGAGGATGGACTGGGAAGCTGTTATAATTGATGATTCCCAGGAACACTGTATTTTGGGGAATTCTGGCTGTATCAAGACCTTGGTCACTAATTGGAGATTGCTTCTGTTTAATGCACAGCTAAAG GATACAATTGCTGAGTACATCAACATCTTGTCTTTGCTCGAGCCTGTTGGTAGTTCCAATCAGGATCAAGGACTGATAGATGCTTCAAAAACAGATATAAATCTCTTAAAAGAGAGGATATACCCCTTTATTATTTCTCCAAAATTTCAGGAGTACTGGGTCCCAGTGGAAATTTCTAATGTCCAGCTGGAGCAATATTGTTCTATTATTCTGTCAAATTCATCTGAACTTTGCTCATGCTCCAAGAGTGATCCTATTGGCTCCCTCCATAATATTCTGATTTCCACACAGAAG TGCTGTGATCACCCGTACCTTGTGAATCCCTCGCTGCGAAAAATTTTTCTTCCTGAACAACCTCCTCAGGATGCTGCCCTCGACATGGGAGTTAAAACAAGTGGCAAGCTTCTGCTTCTTGATAAACTTCTGTCAGAATTCAGGAATGAAGGATTGAAAGTGGTTATCCTCTTTCAG CCAATTGGTGGTTTCGGAAAGGATAATTTAGACATCATTCTGGACGATTTCCTTACATGGCGGTTTGGTGACGATTCGTATGAGCATGTTGCTTTTGGAGGTCAACCTTCGACAAAAAAGGCTGCTTTGAACAAATTCAACAGGGAGAGAAATAGATCCTTTCTTTTACTGGAGAGACGAGCTTGTCATCCTTCCATCAAGCTGTCATTAGTTGATTCAGTTATCATATTGAATAGTGACTGGAATCCCCTTAATGATCTAAGGGCTTTGCAAAAGATCACGATTGATTCAAAGTTAAAACCAATCAATGTCTTCCGTTTCTACTGTTCTTGTACTGTCGAAGAGAAAGCCCTTATAATTGCAAAGAATGATACCATACCTGAAAACACTCATCAAATCAATCCAAGTACTAAGCGAATGCTTCTCATGTGGGGCTATTCATATTTATTTTCCAGGTTAGATGAATTTCACCGTGATAAGGTTCTTGACTACAAAGATAATATTGCTTTTGGAGCTTCACTCGTGAGGGACGTATGCGAAGAGATTGTTTGTGTTGTTCAAAATCAGGGAAACATTAATCGAAATAAGTATATCTCTTTGGCTCGACAAGATGGCAGATGCTATTTCACTTCTATTCCCCTGTTAGGGGAGCTGAAAACACAGTCGGACGAGGGAGTTTCATCACACACTTTCTGGGTGAAACTTTGGGAGGGTAAGCAGCCTCAGTGGAAGTATCTTTCTAGGTCATCTGAGAGAAGTAGGAAGCGGGTTCACTATTCTGATGAGTTATCTCTGCCACCGAATGTTCCAACTGATGAACCAGCAAAGAAGCGCAAAGATTCTTCTCCTCGACGAGTAGGACAAAATCCTGAGAAAATAAAAGATAGAAATAAGGAACATCATG GGAATCCTGATATAAGGGAGCTAGATAATAGAAGAGATTTGCATGAGCAGAGGGGTCTTTTTGACATTCTGAAGCCCAATATATTAAGACTTTGTGAAACTCTGATGGTTAAG GATGAAGTGAAAAGTTTGGCTGAAAATTTTCTGGAATTCGTATTGAACAATCATCAAGTCACACGGGAGCCTGAGACTATCTTACAAGCTTTCCAGATTTCACTG TGTTGGATTGCAGCAGAGGTGCTGGAGAATATAGTTGATCATAAGAGATCACTTGACATTGTAAGAGAGACGATGAATTTCAAGTGCGTAGAGCAGGAGACTGACTCCGTATATTCAAAGATGAAACAACTTATGAAAATATTTTTGTCTCGCAATCTTAAGATTTTGAAGTCGTCCGCTAATCCTACTTCAGCTTTAGATGATAGTACAAGGGTTTTAAATGAAAATTGTGTAGACATATCCATTGACTACATGGACAAGACCACTGCACTTGATGAAAGTTCCTTTGTAAACAAACAAATTCCTTCCCAGTTGCAGATGAAAAATAATGAATCAGATAGCCTGGAAAATGCTGACAAGCTAAAGAAAAAATGTGAAAAGAAGATCAAAAAAATGAAGGAGAAGCAAAATGAGGAACTTGTAAATTTTGAAAAGGTTTGGGAAAGGAAGAGGGTTGAGCTTGAAGACTCTTACAAGTTGGAATCAGCTGTTGTTCGTTATTCACACGCTAATTCTACTGCCCTTGTTGACAAGTTGAAAATCCTAGATATTGATTACGCTGTGAAAATAAAAGATCTGGAAAGTAAAGTTTCCAACCTTCGTTCAGAAATTGAAGCTAGGCATCAGGAAGAAATAGATGGTGAAGAAAAAAAGATAGCACAGTTGTTGAAACTTGTGAAACCTTTGGTACAGGATGAGCTGTTGGAGAATCCCCAATCTGTAAACAGTATCCAATTGCAAAAGGCAGAAGCCGTAGTGCCTGACAAGGCTTCAAATAGCAATCTACCCATTGCTGAAAATCTGCCGGAGGACCGAAATTCTGGCGGAGAAGCATCTGGCACCCATCATGCTGCTACTCCCCCTTATAGTGTACAGAATAATTTGAGCATGGAAAATCAGCGTTCTTCTCCTGCTGGAGAAGTGGCAGAAGTTGCTGACCAAATTGATGCTGTTTTAGTGGATATACCAGTTATCCCAGAAAGGGACAGGAGTAATGACGTCAGCACTTCAGAGTCAACAGAGCAATTAAGGTCTTCAGTTATGAATCGGCAATCTGTAGATGAAACTTCATGCCAG GTCGAAGGAGTTGAAGTGAGAGTTTGTCCTCTAACTGAAATTTGTGATACTTCTCCTGGAGGGGAAACGTCATTGCTGTATCCAGCTAACCCTGTCCCTTCTAATCTTCACAATGATGAAGGGGGAAGTAATGTACCTGCTGCTGAGGTTCCAATGTCTGCTGGCTATGGTCAAACCAGAGTTGCCTCCAGTGGTCAACTAAATAATCAGCCAATTGAAGTTATAATGTCAGCTCAAAATTCTTGTACTCAAATGCAACAAAATATACCACAGTTGGTAGCTGCTCGTGCTGCTGATGCAAACATCGGGCAAGGTCCGACATATGTATCTGTGACAAGAGGAGCTTCGATGGCACGTGCCAGCCATTCAAACCTAGCACCAGTGGTTACTCCTACTATTTCCCTGGTTTCACCATCTTATCATCTTTCAGATCCTCTTCAGAATGAATATGATAGAATAAGGAAGGAGATCGGGGATATCGTAAATGCTCATgatgaaatg AAATCACAGCTAAGATCTGAATGTGACaaagaaataaaagaggttgTGGCCCAAATTCGAAAAAAGTATGATGTCAAGCTTAAGGAAGCTGAGTCATCACATTCACTAAAGAAGAATGAACTGGAGATGAATCAGAATATGGTTATGATGAATAAACTCCTCGCAGATGCTTTGAGGTCTAATTACTCGGACTCCAAGGCAGCGCCGCAAGGAGGGTCACAAAAAG GTATGTCATCTAGATCTATAGACCCTCTTGTTCAAATACAGACTACTACTAGACCGCTCTCTGCTGCCAGTTCATCTGTGGCCTCTGACGGTACCCCAGCTCCCGTACGGAATGTTCATCTCTCTCCAATGCTTCCGTCGAGTGTACCATCCAGATCAGCTCTCATCGAATCTTCGTCGGCTAGGCACGATATACCTGCAGCACTCCATCATCTGCAACATTTGTCAGCCCCACTTGTCACGGTACCCAGCAATATCCAATCTTCTAGCGTACTGCCTCTACAACCCTCTAACAACCCGGCATCATCTGAATCACCGGCCTTTAATCTAACACTGAGTGCAGAGTTCATGGATATGGCGAGACAAAATGAAGCCAATATTCGTCGGCTTGCTG GTTTATTTTAA